A genomic window from Octopus sinensis unplaced genomic scaffold, ASM634580v1 Contig10331, whole genome shotgun sequence includes:
- the LOC115228337 gene encoding tigger transposable element-derived protein 6-like translates to MINEKRKIVLILDNASCHRNTEYSNVYLLFLPKNTTALIQPLDMGIIKSFKSLYFNKLIDFTLIFEKEQLSDLNLNNVNLRQVITVVGEAWKMMSETTIINCWQKINENRSKISDNVQLDEELIDDVISDVISMDSTDIIEDKITYDGYESKKSSIKEIINIVNSLEDNIFSTCPQFLKIYYEFRKNLSGELKKNQFGEKITDYF, encoded by the coding sequence ATGatcaatgaaaagagaaaaattgtcttAATACTGGATAATGCGAGCTGTCACAGAAATACAGAATATtccaatgtttatttactttttcttcccAAAAATACGACCGCTTTAATTCAACCCCTAGATATGGGAATAATAAAATCCTTCAAGTCCCTCTATTTCAATAAACTGATTgattttactcttatatttgaaaaagaacaGCTTTCTGATTTGAATTTGAATAATGTCAATCTTAGACAAGTCATTACAGTTGTCGGGGAGGCATGGAAAATGATGTCAGAGACAACGATAATTAATTGCtggcagaaaataaatgaaaacagatcAAAAATTTCGGATAATGTACAGTTGGACGAAGAATTAATAGATGACGTGATTTCAGATGTTATTTCAATGGATTCGACAGATATTATTGAGGACAAAATTACTTATGATGGATATGAATCTAAAAAATCATCAATTAAAGAAATCATAAACATCGTGAATTCTCTAGAAGATAATATTTTCAGTACATGTCCACAATTTTTGAAAATCTACTACGAATTTAGAAAAAACCTATCAggagaactgaaaaaaaaccaaTTCGGTGagaaaattactgattacttttaa